One region of Micromonospora ureilytica genomic DNA includes:
- a CDS encoding class I SAM-dependent methyltransferase: MQDTATFEDLLREGVDASVDGWDFSWFDGRATEQRPSWGYLKLMAAQMRVARAALDIQTGGGEVLSEVPALPQVTVATEHWPPNLQLARRALEPRGVRVVDVAEDAPFPFPDETFDLVVSRHPNVVLWDEIARVLTPGGRYLAQQIGPGSNRELAQFLTGSREIGDERSPARAAAGAQAAGLVVDELRHEALPTTFNDVAAVVHFLRKVIWTVPDFTVDRYRARLVDLHDHIRRHGPFVAHAQRILVRAHKPEH; this comes from the coding sequence ATGCAGGACACGGCAACCTTCGAGGATCTGCTCCGCGAAGGCGTTGACGCATCCGTGGACGGTTGGGACTTTTCCTGGTTCGACGGCCGCGCGACAGAACAACGGCCGTCCTGGGGATATCTGAAACTCATGGCAGCCCAGATGAGGGTGGCCCGCGCCGCTCTGGACATCCAGACCGGCGGCGGCGAGGTGCTCTCCGAGGTGCCAGCACTTCCACAGGTGACCGTGGCCACCGAACACTGGCCGCCCAACCTCCAACTGGCCCGGCGCGCGCTCGAACCGCGCGGCGTGCGGGTGGTCGACGTCGCCGAGGACGCCCCGTTCCCGTTTCCCGACGAGACGTTCGACCTGGTGGTGAGCCGCCATCCCAACGTGGTGCTCTGGGACGAGATCGCGCGGGTGCTCACTCCCGGCGGGCGGTATCTGGCCCAGCAGATCGGCCCCGGCTCGAACCGGGAGCTGGCGCAGTTTCTCACCGGTTCCCGTGAGATCGGCGACGAACGCAGCCCGGCCCGCGCCGCCGCCGGCGCGCAGGCCGCCGGCCTGGTCGTCGACGAGTTGCGGCACGAAGCGCTGCCGACCACCTTCAACGACGTCGCGGCTGTGGTGCACTTCCTCCGCAAGGTCATCTGGACGGTGCCGGACTTCACCGTGGACCGCTACCGGGCCCGCCTCGTCGATCTGCACGACCACATCCGTCGACACGGTCCGTTCGTGGCCCACGCCCAGCGCATCCTGGTCCGCGCGCACAAACCCGAGCACTGA
- a CDS encoding aKG-HExxH-type peptide beta-hydroxylase, translated as MLVLKGLADRDDALAASAHLLGHAHRLDPAAVDVLLDHPWLAVWAIDRVRHGTTGRPDYLPFAALAAATLSGWSDAAVPVTPCAGLVPVPGLGVVRRPGGSTTVTPADLSGRQWTPIRWWRFTDQRVTLDLRVDDLDPYRDCFSLPVATRLSPPRAAALKRSVGHAWHLLVAYAPTHAAEVAAGISTFVPLADGTERGHSVTHADAFGAFAADADLDPVDLAVTMVHELQHSKLNAVLGLVQLYEPTDPVRYFAPWRPDPRPIGGLLHGTYAFTAVAEVWAALRAHPDLGAQATARFAVVRAQLERALVELGRAGSLTSAGRLWADRLTERIGQLAAVPVPASADAAARREVAEAERTRLPTITTG; from the coding sequence ATGCTCGTCCTCAAGGGCCTCGCCGATCGGGACGACGCCCTGGCGGCGTCGGCGCACCTGCTCGGCCACGCCCACCGCCTCGACCCCGCCGCCGTGGACGTGCTGCTCGATCACCCGTGGCTGGCCGTCTGGGCGATCGATCGCGTCCGGCACGGCACCACCGGCCGACCGGACTACCTCCCGTTCGCGGCGCTCGCGGCGGCCACCCTCAGCGGTTGGTCAGACGCTGCGGTGCCGGTCACACCGTGTGCGGGGCTGGTGCCCGTGCCGGGCCTCGGGGTGGTGCGCCGACCCGGCGGCAGCACGACGGTGACGCCGGCCGACCTGAGCGGGCGACAGTGGACGCCCATCCGCTGGTGGCGGTTCACCGACCAGAGGGTCACCCTCGACCTCCGCGTCGACGACCTGGACCCCTACCGCGACTGCTTCAGCCTGCCGGTCGCCACCCGGCTCTCCCCACCCCGGGCCGCGGCGTTGAAACGGTCCGTCGGGCACGCCTGGCACCTGCTCGTCGCGTACGCCCCGACGCACGCCGCCGAGGTCGCCGCCGGGATCAGCACGTTCGTGCCACTGGCCGACGGCACCGAGCGCGGGCACAGTGTCACGCACGCCGACGCCTTCGGCGCGTTCGCCGCCGACGCCGATCTCGACCCGGTGGACCTGGCCGTGACGATGGTGCACGAGCTGCAACACAGCAAACTCAACGCCGTCCTCGGCCTGGTTCAGCTCTACGAACCGACCGACCCGGTGCGGTACTTCGCGCCCTGGCGTCCCGACCCCCGCCCGATCGGCGGGCTGCTGCACGGCACGTACGCCTTCACTGCCGTCGCCGAGGTGTGGGCCGCGCTGCGCGCCCATCCGGACCTGGGGGCCCAGGCCACCGCGCGGTTCGCGGTGGTACGGGCGCAACTGGAGCGCGCCCTGGTCGAACTCGGCCGGGCCGGAAGCCTCACCTCGGCCGGGCGGCTCTGGGCGGATCGCCTGACCGAACGGATCGGTCAGCTGGCCGCCGTGCCGGTTCCGGCGTCCGCTGACGCCGCCGCGCGGCGGGAGGTGGCGGAGGCCGAGCGCACCCGTCTACCGACGATCACCACCGGATGA
- the fxsT gene encoding FxSxx-COOH system tetratricopeptide repeat protein: protein MTTPRMPNAQVQAICDALLSMSSINDGKTRALYLDEVEGELRKPLSVPRHPEVRYDVYLIVRACAQEPRGLSTLLQVIGNFHPGAAAVISAHQIYLSWRLAQLLTDVPTEVVTGAVVAVADRQLSPDDLPGLVAAVGWQPAGDWRVPAAVALAGLVLAGLESGEKPLEQWLRDAAAALQLSAADLDDVRVTAKAHWTSLRSPHQAAPAEAGGEEPESDMRRTIIIEETTPQRSRTLIRGGVPPRNLYFTGREKQLVALDELLSSQHRASVLPEAALRGVGGVGKTQLAVEFAYRYADRYQLIWWMAAEDLSALRTSIAALGERLGLAASASLEQTVRTVLDSLSTSSLSWLLVYDNADDPHELAPLMPSSNLVGERGHVLVTSRNMAWSASALTLDVDVFTRAESVELLLKRRPATTPDDARRLAAELGDLPLALEQAASWLLTMLSSVDEYLVDLKEHARELLGEGQPRQYRGTVLTVVSMALAAVREQNPAAAQLIQLLAFLSPDPVPMRLLWEGRRAGLDEPLRTSLQERNDIARAIRQLASLGLAKADNAGRHVQVHRLVQAVLREGLAEQGDDSPLTNARRLLAAANPGFPDDRSTWPRHADIAPHVRVAGLIHGDLDARRTAMDQLRYIYNLGDFEGCRDFAEEILAAWDQPGPNGDRSGDPLTLLAMRRYADALRLLADPRAAEFGLEALERMRTSLGEEHEYTLGAANSVGADLRRIGDFVAAADLDRRNLDVHRRVLGDGHPSTLRVMNSMAINLRLIGDFEGAYQLNLEVARHAGAAAEDGTYALVLAQEAQARDLYLLGRYADALELLDSSLPVQRSLLGAEHLTVLRATCIHIACLRKTGRLDAAVTEGAANYRLVTRRFGTDHVLAAEAGMTCANAMRAAGDATQAYALAAQGHATFRSVFGERHPVTLCAAVNLGVILRARNFDREARELGAATLQAMGEALPPTHPYLLSARSAQAINLVRSHRLEQAQVLSAAILEDSRRLRGPGHPYTLYCAVNASVDLIEVGEEVRGRELLDEAAAALEALFGPDHPEVDAARGQRRIECDIETVGLT from the coding sequence GTGACGACGCCCCGGATGCCGAACGCCCAGGTGCAAGCCATCTGCGACGCACTGCTGTCGATGAGTTCGATCAACGACGGAAAAACCCGTGCGCTCTACCTCGACGAGGTCGAGGGGGAGCTGCGTAAGCCACTGTCGGTGCCCCGGCACCCCGAGGTCCGCTACGACGTCTACCTCATCGTGCGCGCCTGCGCGCAGGAGCCCCGGGGCCTGTCCACGCTGTTGCAGGTCATCGGCAACTTCCACCCCGGTGCCGCCGCGGTCATCTCCGCCCACCAGATCTACCTCTCCTGGCGCCTCGCGCAGTTGCTCACTGACGTCCCGACCGAGGTGGTGACCGGGGCCGTCGTGGCGGTCGCCGATCGTCAGTTGTCACCGGACGACCTGCCCGGCCTGGTGGCCGCCGTCGGTTGGCAACCGGCGGGTGACTGGCGGGTCCCGGCCGCCGTGGCGCTTGCGGGCCTGGTCCTCGCCGGCCTCGAGTCGGGCGAGAAGCCGTTGGAGCAGTGGTTGCGGGATGCGGCGGCGGCCCTGCAGTTGAGCGCCGCCGACCTCGACGATGTGCGCGTGACTGCGAAGGCGCACTGGACGTCGCTACGATCCCCGCACCAGGCGGCACCGGCCGAGGCCGGTGGAGAGGAACCTGAATCCGACATGCGCAGGACGATCATCATCGAGGAGACGACGCCCCAGCGATCCCGAACTCTCATTCGGGGCGGCGTCCCACCGCGCAACCTGTACTTCACCGGCCGGGAGAAGCAGCTCGTCGCGCTCGACGAGCTGCTCTCGTCACAGCATCGGGCGTCGGTGCTGCCGGAAGCGGCGCTGCGCGGTGTCGGTGGGGTCGGCAAGACCCAGCTCGCTGTCGAGTTCGCCTACCGGTACGCGGACCGTTACCAGCTGATCTGGTGGATGGCCGCCGAGGATCTCAGTGCGCTGCGTACCTCGATCGCGGCCCTCGGCGAGCGGCTCGGCCTGGCGGCGAGCGCCAGCCTGGAGCAGACCGTGCGGACGGTGCTCGACTCCCTGTCGACGAGTTCGCTCAGTTGGCTGCTGGTCTACGACAATGCCGACGACCCGCACGAGCTGGCCCCACTCATGCCCTCGTCGAACCTCGTCGGCGAACGCGGCCACGTCCTCGTCACGTCGCGCAACATGGCCTGGTCGGCGAGTGCCCTGACCCTGGACGTCGACGTGTTCACCCGGGCCGAGAGCGTGGAACTGCTGCTCAAGCGGCGTCCCGCGACCACCCCTGACGACGCCCGCCGGCTCGCCGCGGAGCTCGGCGACCTGCCGCTGGCCCTGGAACAGGCCGCCAGTTGGCTGCTCACCATGCTGTCGTCGGTCGACGAATACCTCGTCGACCTGAAGGAACACGCCCGGGAACTGCTGGGCGAGGGGCAGCCCCGGCAGTACCGGGGCACCGTGTTGACTGTGGTGTCGATGGCGCTCGCCGCGGTACGCGAGCAGAATCCCGCCGCCGCGCAGCTGATCCAGCTACTCGCCTTCCTCAGCCCCGACCCGGTCCCGATGCGCCTGCTGTGGGAGGGGCGCCGCGCCGGGTTGGACGAACCGCTGCGCACCAGCCTCCAGGAGCGCAACGACATAGCCCGGGCCATCCGGCAACTGGCGTCGCTCGGGCTCGCGAAGGCGGACAACGCCGGCCGACACGTGCAGGTGCACCGGCTGGTGCAGGCGGTCCTCCGGGAGGGGCTCGCCGAGCAGGGCGACGACAGCCCGCTGACGAACGCCCGCCGGCTGCTGGCCGCCGCCAACCCGGGCTTCCCCGACGACCGGAGCACCTGGCCCCGCCACGCCGACATCGCGCCACACGTCCGCGTCGCCGGCCTGATCCACGGTGACCTCGACGCCCGCCGGACGGCGATGGACCAGCTGCGCTACATCTACAACCTGGGTGACTTCGAAGGCTGTCGGGACTTCGCCGAGGAGATCCTGGCCGCCTGGGACCAGCCCGGTCCGAACGGCGACCGCAGCGGCGACCCGCTGACCCTGCTGGCGATGCGACGGTACGCGGACGCCCTGCGGCTACTCGCCGACCCGCGCGCGGCCGAGTTCGGCCTTGAGGCGCTGGAGCGGATGCGGACGAGCCTCGGTGAGGAGCACGAGTACACCCTCGGTGCGGCGAACAGCGTCGGCGCTGACCTGCGGCGGATCGGCGACTTCGTGGCCGCCGCCGACCTGGACCGGCGCAATCTCGACGTGCACCGTCGGGTGCTCGGCGACGGGCATCCGAGCACGCTGCGGGTGATGAACTCGATGGCGATCAACCTTCGCCTGATCGGTGACTTCGAAGGGGCGTACCAGCTCAACCTCGAAGTGGCACGGCACGCCGGTGCGGCCGCGGAGGACGGCACCTATGCGCTGGTGCTGGCCCAGGAGGCCCAGGCGCGCGACCTCTACCTCCTGGGCCGGTACGCCGACGCGTTGGAACTGCTGGACAGCTCCCTGCCGGTGCAACGTTCGCTGCTGGGCGCCGAGCACCTCACCGTGCTGCGCGCCACCTGCATCCACATCGCCTGCCTGCGCAAGACGGGGCGACTCGACGCCGCCGTGACCGAGGGCGCGGCCAACTACCGGCTGGTGACCCGCCGGTTCGGGACCGACCATGTGCTGGCCGCGGAGGCGGGCATGACCTGCGCCAACGCCATGCGCGCAGCGGGCGACGCGACCCAGGCGTACGCCCTGGCCGCCCAGGGGCACGCCACCTTCCGATCCGTCTTCGGGGAGCGGCATCCGGTCACGCTCTGCGCCGCGGTCAACCTCGGTGTGATCCTGCGTGCTCGCAACTTCGACCGTGAGGCGCGGGAGCTGGGTGCGGCCACCTTGCAGGCGATGGGCGAGGCGCTGCCGCCAACCCATCCGTACCTGCTGAGCGCGCGCTCCGCGCAGGCGATCAACCTGGTCCGGTCGCACCGGCTGGAGCAGGCGCAGGTGCTCTCCGCGGCGATCCTTGAGGACTCGCGTCGTCTGCGGGGACCGGGGCATCCGTACACGCTCTACTGTGCGGTCAACGCGTCGGTCGATCTGATCGAGGTCGGCGAGGAGGTTCGGGGCCGCGAGCTGCTCGACGAGGCTGCCGCGGCGCTGGAGGCGTTGTTCGGGCCGGATCATCCGGAGGTGGACGCCGCGCGGGGTCAACGCCGCATCGAGTGCGACATCGAAACCGTCGGGCTGACCTGA
- a CDS encoding trypsin-like peptidase domain-containing protein: protein MTGARSLAGRVRIHGGPSSSVIGAGIQLTADLVLTCWHVVDDGTGAADRPGLLVDTPSHPGTLVGAEVTWSRGVGPAGDGDLAVLRCATPLPSAPATLADRGDDEFDVRIVGFPANTPASVMVVARAVGPVDASTGWRQLDRISSATAGVDRGFSGSGVYAPDGAVVGMVLARTSVGQQLVAWMLPVGQWRALLPPGLLPPALLPSGPLPAVGRTAPGPLSFAQKMALARLLEEIPVLRHPDSRQLVIQSLPPHISRMVNPFGPLGLDMFGLIRTGLEYEDGIAALYRVLLLTEGSASKPLRAFRDLAESLGLLTGTEDNR from the coding sequence ATGACCGGCGCCCGGTCGCTCGCCGGCCGGGTACGGATACACGGCGGCCCCTCCTCGTCGGTCATCGGCGCGGGCATCCAACTGACCGCCGACCTGGTGCTGACCTGCTGGCATGTCGTCGACGACGGCACCGGGGCGGCGGACCGGCCCGGGTTGCTCGTCGACACACCGAGCCACCCCGGCACCCTGGTCGGCGCCGAGGTGACCTGGTCGCGGGGTGTCGGCCCGGCGGGCGACGGCGACCTGGCGGTCCTGCGCTGCGCCACACCGCTGCCGTCCGCCCCGGCCACCCTGGCCGATCGCGGCGACGACGAGTTCGACGTGCGGATCGTGGGTTTTCCGGCCAACACCCCGGCGTCCGTCATGGTGGTGGCGCGGGCCGTCGGGCCGGTCGACGCGAGCACCGGGTGGCGCCAACTCGACCGAATCTCCTCCGCCACGGCGGGAGTCGACAGGGGGTTCAGTGGTTCCGGGGTGTACGCCCCGGATGGCGCCGTGGTGGGCATGGTGCTTGCCCGCACGAGCGTCGGCCAGCAGTTGGTCGCCTGGATGCTGCCGGTCGGGCAGTGGCGTGCCCTGTTGCCGCCGGGCCTGTTGCCGCCTGCCCTGCTGCCGTCCGGCCCGCTGCCGGCCGTTGGCCGGACGGCACCCGGGCCGCTCTCATTCGCGCAGAAGATGGCGCTGGCCCGACTGCTGGAGGAAATACCGGTACTCCGGCACCCCGACAGCCGTCAATTGGTCATTCAGTCGTTGCCACCGCACATCAGCCGGATGGTGAACCCATTCGGACCATTGGGTCTCGACATGTTCGGCCTGATTCGGACGGGCTTAGAATACGAGGATGGGATCGCGGCGCTCTATCGCGTCCTGCTGTTGACGGAAGGGTCGGCGAGTAAGCCACTGCGGGCCTTCCGTGACCTTGCCGAGAGCCTCGGTCTGCTGACCGGTACGGAGGACAATCGGTGA
- a CDS encoding CU044_2847 family protein, whose translation MADLLRFETDQGVLLVEEHAGTDLERVGLLDRIRPARQTLEMALAQIKPALDAALGVVRGVSVRPDQVEVEIGVTLTAEAGAVVARTSAQGHLKVKLIWTSGVPAALPSQGEDGAVAQETVAHD comes from the coding sequence GTGGCGGATCTTCTGCGTTTCGAGACTGATCAGGGCGTCCTGCTCGTCGAGGAACACGCTGGCACCGATCTGGAACGGGTCGGTCTGCTCGACCGGATCCGCCCCGCCCGGCAGACGCTGGAAATGGCACTGGCCCAGATCAAGCCGGCGCTCGACGCGGCGCTGGGCGTGGTCCGGGGGGTGTCGGTGCGACCCGACCAGGTGGAGGTCGAGATCGGCGTGACCCTCACCGCGGAGGCCGGCGCCGTCGTCGCCCGCACCAGCGCGCAGGGCCACCTCAAGGTCAAGCTGATCTGGACGTCGGGCGTCCCCGCCGCCCTGCCGTCGCAGGGCGAGGACGGGGCCGTCGCGCAGGAGACCGTCGCGCATGACTGA